One genomic window of Medicago truncatula cultivar Jemalong A17 chromosome 1, MtrunA17r5.0-ANR, whole genome shotgun sequence includes the following:
- the LOC25483139 gene encoding chromosome transmission fidelity protein 18 homolog: protein MDDFDVMDMDMDMDMEMDVPLPEELELLESTYRTYEQQPDDDDHYFYNPPEDEPEPEPEQQSSPTDLVNSHKRSRSNSDSDLDLDSSDVEKSEKVRVRVAEDAPAEEEDWLRPPPTSDTVEEVRFSKDKTLSRFASEIDGEVMTVTAPNGDRVYTKLDRYYGEDRVRKLNCRGDSSDLAVEPISVLLERLDQENFAKTLEASSESQSVVDVPETLTVHEKLWVDKYAPKSFTDLLSDEQTNREVLLWLKQWDSTVFGSEIRSTSDDVLSALKRHSSISHKPKPLASNFPRTKGGHNWSSNSSSNFSRTRGGHTWSSNSSRYTNFKSTDESGSSNSFQDTRNAKSRNTGAPEQKILLLCGPPGLGKTTLAHVAARHCGYHVVEVNASDDRSTSTIEAKILDVVQMNSVLSDSKPKCLVVDEIDGALGDGKGAVEVLLKMISAEKKPDAGKQSLDKGQMERKSSKKGRKTASLSRPVICICNDLYAPALRSLRQVAKVHIFVQPTVSRVVSRLKYICNKEGVKANAIALSALVDYTACDIRSCLNTLQFLSKKKEALNAFDIGSQVVGQKDMSKNVLDIWKELFQRKRTKKMERKSLNSKFSEFDTLYSLISYRGDSDLILDGIHENILQLNYHDPVMQKTVKCLNSLEVYDLLHQYIMRTQQMALLVHLPPIAIIVHHTVAQVQKPNIEWPKSYHRYRTTMMEKMDILNTWHHKISPHIARHLSPTSFVEDLISPLLDILSPPSIRPVALQLLSDKEKNDIAQLVSTMVSYAITYKKMKSDALPNTLKYEVADELSLSLVPSIGSFINFKDYTSNHYALSLPMKQVLVHEVEKQKILQANIKTATLTNGGHDAIEAGNKNNIPFANTKNHAAALDMKTIESQPNVLARKSNEHPKTVSPNLNPTKIPNATNKTKLLDMANKKKPSRSSLNFFDRFKKSSVKGLQNDDRSLQKETTSEKDRSPLLFKFNEGFTNAVKRPVRMREFLS from the exons ATGGATGATTTCGATGTCATGGACATGGACATGGACATGGACATGGAAATGGACGTTCCTCTCCCCGAAGAACTCGAATTACTCGAATCAACCTATCGCACTTACGAACAACAACCCGATGATGATGACCACTACTTTTACAATCCTCCCGAAGACGAACCCGAACCCGAACCAGAACAACAATCATCGCCAACAGATCTCGTTAACAGCCACAAGCGTTCTCGTTCGAATTCAGATTcggatttggatttggattcttCTGATGTTGAAAAGAGTGAGAAAGTTAGGGTTAGGGTTGCGGAAGATGCTCCTGCAGAAGAAGAGGATTGGCTTCGGCCACCTCCGACTTCGGATACAGTCGAAGAAGTGAGATTCTCCAAGGATAAGACGTTATCGCGATTTGCGTCGGAGATTGATGGTGAAGTTATGACGGTTACTGCGCCGAATGGTGATAGGGTTTATACGAAGCTGGATAGGTATTACGGTGAAGATCGAGTTAGGAAGCTGAATTGTAGAGGAGATTCTTCtg aTCTTGCTGTAGAACCTATTAGTGTTTTGTTAGAAAGGTTAGATCAAGAGAATTTCGCTAAG ACCTTGGAAGCTAGTTCTGAAAGCCAAAGTGTTGTAGATGTTCCTGAAACACTAACGGTCCATGAAAAACTTTGGGTCGATAAATATGCTCCCAAGTCTTTTACTGATCTTCTTAGCGATGAACAGACAAATCGCGAG GTACTCTTGTGGTTAAAACAATGGGATTCTACCGTGTTTGGATCTGAAATTCGAAGTACATCAGACGACGTTTTGTCTGCTTTGAAACGGCATTCTTCTATATCCCATAAACCGAAACCTCTAGCTTCGAATTTTCCAAGAACAAAAGGAGGGCACAATTGGAGTAGTAATAGTTCTTCAAATTTTTCAAGAACAAGAGGAGGGCACACCTGGAGTAGTAATAGTAGCAGGTATACAAATTTTAAGAGTACAGATGAGAGTGGTAGTTCAAATAGTTTTCAGGATACACGCAATGCGAAGTCACGGAATACCGGTGCACCAGAACAGAAg ATCCTTCTGCTATGTGGACCACCAGGTCTGGGAAAAACAACACTTGCACATGTAGCTGCTAGGCATTGTGGATATCATGTGGTTGAG gTTAATGCCAGTGATGATCGTTCTACATCAACAATTGAAGCAAAAATCCTCGATGTGGTTCAGATGAACTCTGTCTTGTCTGATTCAAAGCCAAAGTGTCTG GTGGTGGATGAAATTGATGGAGCCCTTGGTGATGGAAAGGGTGCTGTGGAGGTTCTTTTAAAGATG ATTTCTGCTGAAAAGAAGCCTGATGCAGGGAAGCAAAGTTTGGATAAAGGACAAATGGAAAGGAAATCATCAAAGAAGGGGCGAAAAACGGCATCCCTGTCAAGACCT GTGATTTGCATATGTAATGACCTATATGCACCTGCCTTAAGATCATTACGCCAAGTGGCCAA ggTTCATATATTTGTTCAACCAACAGTTAGTCGGGTGGTAAGCAG actaaaatatatatgtaacaaGGAGGGGGTGAAAGCCAATGCCATTGCACTCAGTGCTTTAGTGGATTATAcag CATGTGATATACGCTCATGCTTGAACACTCTCCAATTTCTCTCTAAGAAGAAAGAAGCCCTCAATGCG TTTGATATTGGTTCGCAAGTTGTTGGTCAGAAGGACATGTCAAAAAATGTTCTCGACATCTGGAAAGAG TTGTTCCAAAGAAAAAGAACgaaaaagatggaaagaaaatctCTTAATAGCAAGTTCTCTGAATTTGACACCTTGTACTCCCTTATATCATACCG TGGTGATAGTGACCTGATTCTGGATGGAATTCATGAAAATATTCTGCAGCTCAATTATCATGATCCAGTTATGCAGAAAACT GTCAAGTGTCTCAACAGTCTTGAAGTTTATGATCTGTTGCATCAATATATAATGCGTACACAACAAATGGCTCTCCTTG TTCATTTGCCTCCCATAGCAATTATTGTACATCATACAGTAGCCCAAGTTCAGAAGCCAAACATTGAGTGGCCAAAGTCATATCACAG ATATCGAACAACAATGATGGAAAAGATGGACATTTTGAATACTTGGCACCACAAAATATCGCCACATATTGCAAGGCACTTATCACCTACTTCCTTTGTTGAAGACTTAATTTCTCCATTGTTGGACATTTTATCCCCACCATCCATAAGACCG GTGGCATTACAACTACTGTCGGATAAGGAGAAGAATGATATTGCTCAATTAGTTAGCACAATGGTCTCATATGCTATCACATATAAGAAAATGAAATCAGATGCACTGCCTAATACCCTGAAGTATGAAGTAGCAGATGAATTGTCTTTGTCTCTTGTTCCTTCTATCGGTAGCTTTATAAACTTTAAG GATTATACATCAAACCATTACGCGCTTTCTTTACCTATGAAGCAGGTTTTGGTGCATGAA GTTGAAAAGCAAAAGATTTTACAAGCTAATATTAAAACTGCGACTTTAACAAATGGAGGGCATGACGCAATTGAGGCtggaaacaaaaacaacatccCATTTGCTAATACCAAGAATCATGCAGCTGCACTTGATATGAAAACCATTGAAAGTCAACCTAATGTTTTAGCAAGGAAATCAAATGAACATCCGAAGACAGTTTCACCAAACTTGAATCCCACTAAAATTCCAAATGCAACAAACAAGACAAAACTGCTAGACATGGCAAATAAGAAAAAACCATCTAGGAGTTCCTTAAATTTCTTCGACAG GTTTAAGAAGTCAAGTGTTAAGGGTCTCCAAAATGATGACAGATCTCTACAGAAAGAAACTACATCAGAGAAAGATCGAAGCcctttactttttaaatttaatgaG GGTTTTACAAATGCAGTCAAACGGCCTGTTCGAATGCGCGAATTTTTGTCCTAG
- the LOC25483140 gene encoding putative disease resistance RPP13-like protein 1 gives MALELVAGPLMGAVFNVLFERIASSEVANFFKKKKSENLLKRLKIMLLSVHAVLNDAEEKQMKNEAVKEWLEELKDVAFDADDLLDEIFTGEKIKSREVNSFHSPHTNFYDKQLEQKIEDVYERLEFVIKLKEVLDLKVGKEVKVTHKTPTSSVVEACDVYGRDNDKDILVNLLLSHDSDDEKLGVIPIVGMGGIGKTTLAQLVYNDDRVQKEFDLKAWIYVSEEFDICKITKNLLEVITLCSCDVEDLNSIQRNLKMYIQKKKFLFVLDDVWDENYENWDKFRSPFKHGGANGSKIIVTTRSRNVASIMQTFPPYNLTELANEDCWELFSNHAFGYGHKDSNVHQQSVYKVGREIVRKCKGLPLALKTLAGLLRSKSDIQEWHKVLNSEIWDLQHHESNILPALRLSYHYLPSHLKRCFAYCAIFPKDYEFEKENIILLWMAEGLLHQSKRHGRIEEVGNEYFCELVSRSFFYQSRSGKSYFLMHHLINDLAQFVSGTFSVRIEDNNSDQVMERTHYLSHIISHCSSYVNLKDVSKANRLRTFMQIRTVGTSIDMFNDMPNDLLTKLRYLRVLTLVGAYFYSLPDSIGELKHLRSLEVSDTEITRLPESICSLYNLQTLKLVGCYNLIELPKDIHKLVNLRYLDIRSTCLKWMPLQISELKNLQKLSDFFVGEDHGSSISELGELCNLHGSLFIHDIEHVVNYKDCEKAKLNEKHGLEKLSLDWGGSGDTENSQHEKTKLCSLEPHTNLKELDINDYPGTEFPDWLGDYYFCNLVSLKLKGCKYCYKLPPLGQLPMLKELQIIKFEGLMSLGPEFYGNTTSASTDSFPALEILRIESMSAWEKWCFDAENVGSRAFSHLREFYIENCPKLTGNLPSSLPSLTLLVIRDCKRLLCPLPKSPSLRVLNIQNCQKLEFHVHEPWYHQSLTSLYLIDSCDSLMFLPLDLFPNLKSLDIWGCKNLEAITVLSESDAAPPNFKSLNSMCIRHCPSFTSFPKGGFAAPKLNLLTINYCQKLISLPENMHEFMPSLKELQLRGCPQIESSTTRPLRIRISNKFMEGKQNHSDPIFARLEGLASVNSPSSS, from the coding sequence ATGGCTCTGGAACTTGTTGCTGGACCTTTAATGGGGGCTGTTTTCAATGTGTTGTTTGAAAGGATAGCTTCTTCTGAGGTTGCAAACTtctttaagaagaaaaaaagtgagaATTTGCTCAAAAGATTGAAGATCATGTTGTTGTCAGTCCATGCTGTGCTCAATGATGCAGAAGAAAAGCAAATGAAAAATGAAGCAGTGAAGGAGTGGCTTGAAGAACTTAAAGATGTTGCATTTGATGCTGATGATCTACTTGATGAGATTTTTACCGGTGAAAAGATTAAGTCAAGAGAGGTAAACTCATTTCACTCCCCTCATacaaatttttatgataaacaACTTGAACAGAAGAtagaagatgtttatgaaagATTAGAGTTTGTTATAAAGTTGAAAGAAGTACTTGATTTGAAGGTGGGTAAGGAAGTGAAAGTGACACACAAGACACCAACCTCATCTGTAGTTGAAGCATGTGATGTGTATGGAAGGGATAATGATAAAGATATCTTAGTTAATTTGCTTTTGTCTCATGATTCTGATGATGAAAAACTAGGTGTTATTCCCATTGTTGGTATGGGAGGAATTGGAAAAACCACCTTAGCTCAACTAGTGTATAATGATGATAGAGTACAGAAGGAGTTTGATCTCAAAGCTTGGATTTACGTCTCGGAAGAATTTGACATCTGCAAGATCACAAAGAACCTTTTGGAGGTTATCACTTTGTGTAGTTGTGATGTTGAAGATTTAAATTCAATACAGAGGAATCTTAAAATGTATATACAGaagaaaaagtttttatttgttttggatGATGTTTGGGATGAAAACTATGAGAACTGGGACAAATTCAGGAGTCCATTTAAACATGGAGGGGCTAACGGAAGTAAGATTATCGTAACCACTCGAAGTCGGAATGTTGCATCTATTATGCAGACTTTTCCGCCTTATAATCTTACTGAATTGGCCAATGAAGATTGTTGGGAATTGTTTTCGAACCATGCGTTTGGTTATGGCCATAAGGATTCAAATGTTCATCAGCAAAGTGTATACAAAGTTGGAAGGGAAATAGTTAGAAAGTGCAAGGGATTGCCTTTGGCTTTGAAGACACTTGCAGGACTTTTGAGATCAAAAAGTGATATTCAAGAATGGCATAAAGTACTGAACAGTGAGATATGGGATCTACAACATCATGAGAGTAATATTCTTCCAGCTTTGAGGTTAAGCTACCATTATCTCCCTTCTCATTTAAAGAGATGTTTTGCTTATTGTGCAATTTTCCCAAAAGattatgaatttgaaaaggagAATATAATTTTGCTGTGGATGGCAGAAGGGTTGCTCCACCAATCAAAAAGACATGGAAGAATTGAAGAAGTTGGAAATGAGTATTTTTGTGAATTAGTATCCAGATCATTTTTTTACCAATCAAGAAGTGGCAAGTCATATTTTCTAATGCATCATCTTATAAACGACCTGGCTCAATTTGTATCTGGAACATTTTCTGTGAGAATAGAAGATAACAATTCTGATCAAGTTATGGAAAGAACTCATTATTTGTCTCACATTATTTCACATTGTTCCTCATATGTAAACCTGAAAGATGTTAGCAAAGCAAATCGCCTACGTACCTTTATGCAAATAAGAACAGTAGGTACATCGATAGACATGTTCAACGACATGCCGAATGATCTTTTGACAAAGCTAAGGTACTTAAGGGTGTTAACCCTGGTAGGTGCTTATTTCTACAGTTTACCTGATTCAATAGGTGAACTAAAACATCTGCGTTCTCTAGAAGTGTCTGACACCGAGATTACAAGGTTACCTGAGTCGATCTGCAGTCTGTACAATTTACAAACGCTCAAGTTAGTTGGATGTTATAATCTTATTGAACTTCCAAAAGATATTCATAAACTTGTCAACTTGCGCTACTTGGATATTCGAAGCACTTGTTTGAAGTGGATGCCATTGCAAATCAGTGAATTGAAAAACCTTCAAAAGTTGAGTGACTTTTTTGTTGGTGAAGATCATGGATCTTCCATTAGTGAACTGGGAGAGCTATGTAATTTACATGGATCATTGTTCATTCATGACATAGAACATGTTGTCAATTACAAGGATTGTGAGAAagcaaaattgaatgaaaaacatGGCCTTGAAAAATTGTCTTTGGATTGGGGTGGTAGTGGTGATACCGAAAACTCACAGCATGAAAAGACTAAACTGTGCAGTCTCGAACCGCACACAAATTTGAAGGAGCTTGATATCAACGACTATCCAGGCACAGAATTTCCGGATTGGTTAGGGGACTACTACTTTTGCAACCTGGTTTCCTTAAAGCTTAAGGGATGTAAATATTGCTACAAATTGCCTCCACTTGGACAACTTCCAATGTTGAAAGAGCTTCAGATTATTAAATTTGAAGGATTAATGAGTTTAGGACCCGAGTTTTATGGAAATACAACTTCTGCCAGTACTGATAGCTTTCCTGCACTAGAAATTCTACGGATCGAGTCTATGTCAGCATGGGAGAAATGGTGTTTCGATGCAGAAAATGTAGGCAGCAGAGCTTTCTCTCATCTTAGAGAGTTTTATATTGAAAACTGTCCCAAACTGACAGGGAACTTACCAAGTAGTCTTCCGTCTTTGACATTACTTGTTATCAGAGATTGCAAACGTTTGCTTTGTCCACTTCCCAAATCTCCGAGTCTGCGAGTGCTCAACATTCAGAATTGTCAGAAACTAGAATTCCATGTACATGAACCTTGGTACCACCAATCACTGACATCTCTGTACTTGATTGATAGCTGTGACTCACTCATGTTCTTGCCTTTAGATCTTTTCCCAAACCTCAAGTCCCTAGATATTTGGGGATGCAAAAATCTGGAAGCAATCACTGTTCTATCAGAATCAGATGCAGCTCCTCCAAATTTCAAATCCCTCAATTCCATGTGCATAAGGCATTGTCCAAGTTTCACATCATTTCCCAAGGGAGGATTTGCAGCCCCAAAGCTCAACTTGTTAACCATAAATTACTGTCAGAAGTTGATTTCTTTGCCTGAAAATATGCATGAGTTTATGCCAAGCTTGAAAGAACTTCAGCTGAGGGGTTGTCCACAGATTGAGTCATCTACTACGAGGCCACTCAGGATTCGGATTTCCAACAAATTCATGGAAGGGAAACAAAATCATTCTGATCCTATCTTTGCAAGGTTGGAAGGTCTTGCCTCTGTTAATAGTCCCTCTTCAAGTTAG